A genome region from Polyodon spathula isolate WHYD16114869_AA chromosome 19, ASM1765450v1, whole genome shotgun sequence includes the following:
- the LOC121294598 gene encoding ras-related protein R-Ras2 isoform X3 yields MREQYMRTGEGFLLVFSVTDRGSFEEIYKFQRQILRVKDRDEFPMILVGNKADLEHQRQVTQEEGQQLARQLKVTYMEASAKIRMNVDQAFHELVRVIRKFQEQECPPSPEPTRKEKDKSGCHCVIF; encoded by the exons ATGCGAGAACAATACATGAGGACAGGAGAGGGTTTCCTTTTGGTTTTCTCTGTCACTGATAGAGGAAG TTTTGAAGAAATCTACAAATTCCAAAGGCAGATCCTCCGAGTAAAGGACCGTGATGAATTTCCCATGATCCTAGTTGGTAACAAGGCAGACTTGGAGCACCAGAGACAG gtGACGCAAGAAGAGGGGCAACAGCTAGCAAGGCAACTAAAAGTAACCTACATGGAAGCCTCTGCAAAAATCAGAATGAACGTAGACCAGGCTTTCCATGAACTGGTTAGAGTTATAAG aaAGTTTCAGGAGCAAGAATGCCCGCCCTCTCCAGAACCAACACGCAAAGAAAAGGACAAGAGTGGCTGCCACTGTGTGATCTTCTGA